Part of the Zea mays cultivar B73 chromosome 4, Zm-B73-REFERENCE-NAM-5.0, whole genome shotgun sequence genome is shown below.
TTTGCTCATTACTTTTTTATTTTGCTTGATCTGTTAATGAAATAAAAAAGTACCCTGTCCTTAAGGTGCGTGAACTCTGTAATCCTTGTTGATTTCCGACCATGAATCAGCTAAATTGTTATTTTTTATCATGTATTGTTAGGTACAGAGTTCATGCCCATACCATTTATATTATTCTTAGCCtgcccataccactttgatttcaTTATTCGTCCATGTTTTAGTTGAATTTTCCTAACAAACTATGGTGTTAATGCCATGGATGCTTGTGTGTATTGGTGGTTTGCTATTCTCACGTGTGGTTTCCTTGTGGTGTTGTTCTGAGGTCTACTTAACACTTTTGTCGTGGTTGTATGGTGTTGGGATTCACTAGGAGGTCTACTTAACACTTTTGTCGTGGTTGTATGGTGTTGGGATTCACTAGGAGGTCTACTTAACACTTTTGTCGTGGTTGTATGGTGTTGGGATTCACTAGGAATGCGATCGTAGCGACTCGAGCTCTTCCTTACCAAGAGGAACACAAACAGAGCTCAGTTTTTTTTATTTTGCTCTGCATTATCTACTGCTTCTCCATTTGATAAGTAACCGATCAATTTTTTGAATATTTCGAGCACATCGGAGGTGTAGGAGTTGGTGAACACCCATGATCTGTAGATGTCGCAGTTGGAAGGGTCCAGGAAGATTTATGCACAGGGAGTAAGTGACAAGCAATTGTTTTAGATGCTCCTGTGTTTTTTGCCTTCAGTTTCTTGATGTAGTTGTTGCCTAAATTTTTGTACCTTGTTAATCGTACTGGAGATGCTACTTCATGTGGAGTTGGTATGTAGGATGATTATCACGAGTACTTCAAGCGCTCATTTGAGGAAGACATCGCTGCGCAAGTGCCTCAAGGAGTGGAATGGTGAGCCCCTGTCCATCTGCTGAACAGAGAAAATATGAGGAGCAAATGACTGCATTTTTAGTTAACCATTTTATTCCTAAATGACTGCATACTTCTCCCTTATCCATGTATTTAGACGTTTCTGCAATCATTATGCATACTTCTCTCTTGTCTAATCTCTTGTAAAGAACAAGTTCCTTTGTGCCTGACATATTGGGTTTTGATTCTTAGGGGTTACAACTATTGATTGGGGGAAATCAGGCAGAGGAGGGCATGTTGACGGACCAAGTGGCGAGGCAAAATTTTCTAATGATTTTGAAGTTCATTATATTGGCAGTAGCTGATGGTCCCTTCTGTGATGGACCGAGTAAACCAAGCAATTCGGGATATTCAACTCCACTTTGATGACTGTGTGTACCAGCATGAGATGTTGATTACAATTCATGACATAtttattgttgtttattttttatttttcatattatagtgatgtttgttgttccgtatctatgttttatactaaCTTTTTtacttccgttgcaacgcacgggcatatacctagtactatattaaagcaccagtttcaacggtcgtcctacGTCATACTTTTACGTAAAGACCCTTATAATTTTTCTCTCTTAACCCGCAGTCCCCTCTTCGCGACCCACCGCCTCCCACACGCTACGAGCTCTCTAGCTCCTCCAACAACCGTCGCCATCCCGCGCATTGCACAACCCGCATCGCCCGTAACCGCCATCACCATCCCATAGCCGTTGCATAGCCCGCAACTGTCACCGACTCCCGTGCTTCGCGTAGGCCCACCCACCTTACTCTCAACGCCCGCCTCGCTCGCAACCTCTCACCCCCAGCCCCATATAATTCTGGTGTtttcctccctccctccctcctccAGCCATCATAGTGCGGAGCTCCATCGGCCTCAGCCCAGCTCTGCCAACTACCGCTTTGTCCCTCTGTCGACTCCCACGCGCAACCAATCACCCTCAATCGTCCCCATCACGCACCTCCGTCGCGCGCCCCAACTCACCATGGTCTCTTCATCGGCGTCCCTCGAGGCCCTCATCTTTGATTGCGACGATGTCATACTGGAGCCAGAGCACCTCCACCGCCAGGCCTACAACGATGCATTCGTGAACTTCCGGGTTTGCTGACCGCCGGCCTCCGCCGACCCGTTGTACTAGGACAAGGCCATCTACAACGACCTATAGATCCGTGAAGGGAAGCCCAAGATGCGGTAGTACGTGTGCAAGTCTGGTTTCTTTTGTTATAGAATTGCTCGACCTACTGGTTAATTGCTTGTGATGATCATGTGCCCTGTGCTTGGTGCTTTGCACAGTGGGGATGCCCATGCTTATGTGTTAGTGGGATGTCAAATCGTATCTTCGGTTTAATTTGTGCAaatgcaaggccgctcgctctgcGACGTGCTGGCCTTGTTCGGCACGGGCTCCCACGTGCCTCCTGTCCCCCCTCGCTGGTGGCTTCGGCTCCCACGGCGGCGACATCCTGCTTCTCGGCGCGCCCGCCATCGCTGAGGCCTGCGATGCCACGCCCCAATGGGCTCCACACATCGAGTGTTCTGTGGCTTCATCTGCTTCTACGATGTTCTTCCACTTGCTTCATATGTCCTATGCTCACGAACTGCTTGTGGAAATGCCAACAGGAAGTGACGTTCCAGATCTTTCTAGAACATATTTAGTGATTATGATGACCTAAATGCGCCTAAGGTAATGGAGACTGTGCTTGCACTATTCAACCTCTTGCAGTATTCTGATACAATTGTAAGTTTGATTATATATGATAAAAATGTGTTTTTCTCCATATATATCCTCGGCAGTTGTTCCTCTAGGTATACGTACTCTCGTCACTCTCTTTTCTAACTCGGATCTTCTATTTTTGATTGGTCATTCAAGTTGCATCGTATGCCAATATTGTTTATTTTATTCTATGTTTGGAATGGTTTATTTTTGTGATACGACCAAACCCAATTGAACTGTCATGGTGCTTCCAATCCTAAACAAATGCTTATTATATGATCAGATATATATTCCTTTTTTTGCACTGCTAACTATCAAGTAGAGTGAAGGAAAGTAAATATAATTGTCTCCTTTGTTTTTTCGGTAGATTCTTTATCTCCAAGATATGGACAACCAGAAAATGTTTAACACAACTTGTTAATATGAATTGTTCTCATACACTAAATTTTGATAAATCATTTCTCTTTTTTCATCATATGTGTGGTAATGGAGTCCGTTGCACTGCTCGGTTTATAGAAGACCTTGAAAATCTGAAGGGGGCAAATAGGTAATGGATTGCATCATCATTgtaaaaaaattaaaattatttacaCAAAAATTGCACATGAGGCCTTGTTGTTCTTTGCCCAATTTTGTTTTATGGGGAATCTGAGTCTAATATTTCATTTTGGGCTTCTTTTGGGTTAGTACCTTTTTCTGTTCAATATTCACAGAGATGAGGGTTGCAAGTCCCACTTTGTAACTCCACTATGTACACAACTTTGGAGAAATTTCAATACTATTTGTTGCAATTGTGATGGACATCTAGATAGCTTGGTGTTTCATTTTCTTAGAAGAATCAGGTAAGAGGTTCTGATTTAAATTGGTAAAGCATATCTGAAGTTTGTTTTTTTGTTTTTAGAAGAATCTGAATATGTGATACATGGTTATAGTAATACTATGTCCATATGCTGATCCTGACTGATTTTGTTGTGATGCTAACAGGTATGACTGTGGTGAAATATTACATAGCGTTAGTTCTATGATACCTGTTTTTTACTTACTATATTGTGATTTATGGTATTCCCTATATAATTTGGCATCCCTTGTTCGTTCTCTAAATTCTAGGCAGTGGAATGTAAAAAAAAGATGTGGGACAACTTGTTGAGCATGCAAAGATATGTGTCTTAAGTAGAAAGAATTATGTATACTATGCTAGAGACTCGAGAAACGTGGGTGCAATATTCAATAACATCTACGAGTTCACTGGTTTGATTGCCGATGATTACTACATTTCAGCTGAAAATCTCACACATGACATTGGTCATTGGCGACTATATTAATCCGGGGATAGTTGCAGGATACAGACCCAAATTAGACTACCCAAGGCGTGGGGGCATCCGCCTATGTTTGAATAGTTTTGTTGTGGCATGCTCTGTTTTTGCCAAATAAATAGACTGAACCTCCATGCCCATGCTGAATTTGCTTCTCAGAGAGTTATTTTTAGTAAATTTCTCATGTTTGTTGCAAAACCTTTAAATTTTCTTGCCAAACTAGATTGTGTTGTTTAGGGAGCTTGCACAACGATTAGTTGGAAGGAACCTAGGAAGAAAAGAATTGGAAGGATTAGTCATGTTTTATATGTATATAAGCTATCCTTGACGTGCTTGTTGTTTGCTGGTTTGGTATTGCAGGTTGAAATACCTAGGTAAGTTAGAGCATAGAATAAGGGTTGGAATCTTCGTATCTCTTTTTTACCTATGAGATAAAAAATATTTATGACACAAACTTTAGCTCTTTATTTAGTGTGATGCAAAGTTGATGCTTCTGGGGTTCATCTCCCTGTTACTGACGATGTTTTAGGGGATGGTCTGGAAGACATGCATCTCTGAACGTCGGGCATTCCACATGTTGCCATACGAGAAGCCAGATGAGAAGGCTGGTGAGGCTGCCACCACCGAGCATTTTGTTGTTGTAGGGGACCTTGGCAAAATTGGTAGGCGCCTAATGAGTGAAGGCACCGTTGGGCTGAGCACTGGCACAAGGTAATCAGACTTTTGGAATTGGAATTTTAATCTCTTGCAATTAATTTTGTTTTTTTCGAAAACTGAACTGCTGAATCAGTTCAGTTGACAACTGTGTCGAATGAACTCAAAATCTTTTTTTTGTTCAGTGCAAAACTGTTTGTGGATGCTGCCCACTCTTGCACGACTAGGGTATTGTAACCATGAAAGCAACACATAAGACTATCTCTAGCAGCTTACCTATTCTCATGCTCATATTTAACTTTCACTTTCCGAATCTATTCTCGTACTCATATTTAAACTTTATTTTGCGAATAATGTAGTCTATAGTGTAAATCAGTGTTTTGGACGATCATATAAATGATGTGTTAGACACGATCCAAGTAACTCTTGGCCGACTGGGTATTGTAACTCGACCGCTTTGCTAGCGGCGGCGCGAGCACGCCTAGGTGCAGCAGTAGCACTGCCTGCGGACAACTATGCATTCTCCGACTCCATGGCGGCAGGGGAATGGAAACCGGAAAAACTGTGTTTATATCCACCGGGAAGACTATATTTATATCCCCCGTCAGCAAGTGCATGCTAATATGTTTAGTTCTATTGTATTCTACTTGTGTAAACTTGCTAGCTACTATTGTATATTGGATGTACGCACTATATGTTGTTTGTACGATACACTTGCATTCCTCTCTATTTCACTTCTTCTTTTACGCACTTCTATTCATGTTTTTTTGGATATACCAATGAAC
Proteins encoded:
- the LOC103654572 gene encoding uncharacterized protein; protein product: MICRCRSWKGPGRFMHREMIITSTSSAHLRKTSLRKCLKEWNGVTTIDWGKSGRGGHVDGPSGEAKFSNDFEVHYIGSS